The DNA sequence GCGCAGTGCTTGACTGCAGTGGCCGCAGTGCTTTCCACTGATTGACTGTTAGAGAGAGACAGTTAGAACCACTTTGGAAAGAACCCAAACTCTCCCCCTGTGAGTCTGAAATAGAGCCTGTCTGCAGCTGCTCTTGCACTCATAAGCAAATTCGCAAATGCGGTGAAGATCGCAGGCACAAAGGCTGAGCCTGTGGGCCTGGTGTCAGTTGTCAGTTTTCATCTGTCCTGTTAAAATTCTTGATGTCCTAAGGCAAGAGTGCATGTTTGAAATGGGATTTATATGTATACTGCAGCCCGtgagtatttggacagtggcatatttttttgttgttttgactgtgtactccagcacattggatttaaaatgaaagaatgaatatgaggttaaagtaaAACTGTCAGCTtcaatttaagggtatttacatctatAGCCTGTGGTCCATGATGGAATTCCCACCTTTTTAATACATAGTGCCCCCATTTTCAGGAAGGATTtatgctagatgttggagcTTTGCTGCAGAGATTTGCTTGCAGTCAGCCGAAAGAGTATTAGTGAGgccaggcactgattgggcgattaggcctgacTCACAGTtagctttccaactgatccaaaaggtgttggatgtggttgagagctgggctctgtgcaggtcagtcaagttcttccacatcgttttcaacaaaaccatttctatatgggcCTTGCTGTATGCCTGggggtattgtcatgctgaaacagaaaagggccttccccaaattgttgTGGAGGCACTGAcccgtctagaatgtgattgtatgctgtagcattaacatttgccttcactgtaactaaggggcctagccaaaaccatgagAAACGGCCCTAGACCAAGATACTTtaggtcatatagtgtatatattcCTTCTCTACTGCTCCCAAAATGTTGAATTGTAATTCCATCGTTTACCACCTGAGGGCACTTTTTACCACAATCACACTGCACCTCTCAATAGAGTACTACATCAAAAGCATTGGGTCAAATATCTGTAGAAACTggacagaagtaaaaaaaaatatatatatatgtattagacACACATCCATACGCATTggctgtaatttatttaaactacttgtgtcaatttcattttcagctgaaactACAGCAGTTTTGCTTAGAGGAGAACAATATTTCCAGTCGTTATTCAGTTGCCGTGCAGTCATTTGAAATGAGCTCAGTAGAACTCCCTCCCTTCAGACTAAATGTGCACATTTCTGCTTCCACTTTTTCTCAGAGAAAAACATGGGGTGTTGCCCTTTATGTAACTCGACTCAAAGATATTGCGGACTGTTGAGCAACAAGTTCTGCATTGCTAGCACCTGAGAACTTCCCTTTGAGTTTAGGAATCGTATACTGAATTTGAGACACACCCATGAGAAACTTCAAAGTCATACTTGAGTGTAATCACCCATGTTTTCGTGTTTGAATGTACATATTTCTCATATTTTCACATAGTTTGTTTCCGGGTGAAGTGAACAGTCAGATCTACTCTAAAACTAGGAACCCTAGTGCATTTCAAACATTATTTGTACTATGACTTTTTCCTATATATTACgttttatattatgttatataATTATTTCTTATAGTGTTATATATTCTGTAAGTTTGCTTACATTTGGATACGTTTTAGCACGTAATTTTAGACTtaagcacacttttaaatctATCTAAACATGGTTcagcattattattttgcatgtttttcttctagttttttttttttacatcctcTTAGGTGagtgctttttatgtttatgttgtgctttttgtttgttttctttctgaaggTCAGGTCATGGCCGACTGTATCAAAGATTTTGAGAATGCCCACTACACTTTGACATTAATCATTGCCTCCCTGCCTCTAAATGACGTTGAGCAGGGGGTTGGATATAAAATTCAGACTTACGGGCTCTTGACATTTACtttggtgcagtgtgtgcagtttACTTCAGCTCAGAGTGCAGGTACTCCTGGAAAATGAGACTCTTTGTGGCGACCATTTCTGTGGCGATACTCTTTGCTGCCCGTGTCCACGGTGATGTCCAGCCCCAGAAAGACTTCGACCTGCAGAGGGTGAGAGCAGAGCTCCTTGTAAACTGTTCCCAGACCAGCACAAAAACCCCCTCTTTGCCTACAGGCCATATGAAATATCTACGATGGAGAAAGTAAATGTCTTTGATTGTAACATAAGGTAGCAGTATTTGTGTATAATTTGAAGATTATTTCTCTAGCCAAGCTTTTGCCATTACGAGCAGGTGTACTTGGTTTTTAATTATCCATACATTTTTCCTCCTTGGTGCTGCTCATTCATTTACACTGCTGAAATGTGATGTTTTGCGCAATGAGCCCTTTTGGTAGAGAACACGCTGTTCCCGTGTGGTGGGGTACAGTTAGGACAGTTAATGAGcaaaagacaaacagagaggtcaaaggtcaacccCACAGCAGGGTTGTGACATAGTGCTGGCAGCTTAGACTTGAATTTGCCTGGCTCATGGTCCGACGCCACAGGACCCTCTTGGAGCCTCAGGGACAAACAGCCTTGGCTCTGATTGTAATACGATTATAAAATGGCACCCGATTGTGTACAGACCACCCCACTGTTGCCTATGCATTCCTATTTGTATTAGTAGTGTACAGTCTTTGTCTTCCAAGTTGTCTTTACACACTGGCTCGGTCTATCATTGCAATGTGAGTTCAGCCTCATTAACTTTGTTCTGTGTACTCGTATAAATTACTCATCttcctttttgctttttgctgttttctgtaTTCCCTCTTTCCTGCTGTGAGTTACTAGTTCCTCCTGTCTCTTTCATGGCACAAGCgttcatttcctcctctctcctgtgctgAGTGTTCAGTCACTTCTGTCTTGTGTAACGTCTGAATGTTCGGCCCCATCTGTTTCATGCTGAGCATTCATCTCTTGCTTGTCTCTCACAATATTCGTGTTTAGCGCCTCTTTTGTTTGTGCTTTGACTGCTTTGCCGCTGTCTCTCCCATAGTATGAATGTTGAGTCTCTCCTCTCCCTATCAAGCTATGGGTGTTCAGTCATTCCTGTCCTTTCTATGGGTGTTCAATCAttcctgtgtctctctgtgggTGTTCAGtcactcctgtctctctctatggGTGTTCAGtcactcctgtctctctctatggGTGTTCAGtcactcctgtctctctctatggGTGTTCAGtcactcctgtctctctctatggGTGTACAGtcactcctgtctctctctatggGTGTTCAGTCACTCCTGTCTCTCTCAAGCTATGGGCGTTTAGtcactcctgtctctctctatggGTGTTCAGtcactcctgtctctctctatggGTGTTCAGTCACTCCTGTGTCTCTCTATGGGTGTTCAGTCACTCCTGTCTCTCTCAAGCTATGGGTGTTCAGTCGCTCCTGTCTCTCGCCAcctctgtgtgttcagttttcAGGAAAGTGGTACCGCGTGGGTTTTGCCTACGACTCGCTGAGCTTTGTGCCGTACCGAAACAAGCTGAGAATCAACGTGGGTGTCCTGACACCACTGGCGAATGGGAACGCCAACATGTCCATGTGGTCccagaggtgtgtgtgatagagtggTCTGCTGCAGTGAGCATAACAAACGGCCACAGAACACTGAGCCTACCATACACAGATACTGCAGAAGCCAGTAATTGTTCCCCATCTGTTATCGTAATATACCACACACGGCAGATACCAagcacatatacatgcatgttaCAGATACTGAACACACAGTACATTCTGCACAGTACAGCAAACAaaactctctttttttttttgcaggtcaTCAGGTTGCCGCTGTGATGTTTACGTATATGAGAAGACAGCTGTACCTGGCCAGTTCACATACTTCAGCACTCGTGAGTTTTTGTGCTTTGTCACTGCTCAGATGGAGAGGGTCCGAGGGCTGGGTGGAGACGTGCGATTGGTTTGCGGTGAGGATGTGTTGCTGAGTGTGACTGGAGGATGCTGGGTGAGCACCTAAAGCAGGGCTCAGATGAAGCTCTGCTGGGTTTCAGGGTTATATCTGGCCTTAACAAGGATGAGAGAGTAATGGGCAGATCTGAGTGGTGTTTTCTGCTCCGCAGGTCACAACAGGATGAAGGACATTACAGTGGTGGAAACAAATTACAGCGAATATGCTCTGGTCCTGAAACACAAGAAGATGAATAGAGAGTTCACACAAGTAGCCCTCTATGGTGAGGCTGTGCAGCAATTTATGTAGTGTGTCCCCATGGTAATGTGTAGCGCAGAGGTTAGTGTGCTGAATTCTCTACCTGTCAGATAAATTCCCAGAAGACTGATATAGTACTCCTGTAAAAggtatttcactcttttatctGTAATCATTAAGGGCCTAGATTAAGCCTAGCCCtataaaaattttgttttcaatagAGATCTTCATTGAATTTTCTTTTAGTCTAGGAATAGGCTTAATTCAATGTCTGGGAAAGCGGCCCTAATTGTTTAATATGTTATATTGTTGTATATTGCTGGATGGGTAATAACAGACCGAGTGAAATGTCTGCCTCACATTCTTAACTGCAGGTCGCTCACATAATTTGAGTCTACAGCTTTTGGAAAAGTTCAGAGAATTTTCCTTGAGTCGTGGATTTCCCAAAGACTCCATTTTGACCCCTAAAGTTGTCGGTAAGTGTGGCTGTAATGACAAGGATGCACTTTGGGATTGCAGTGCAATTTTATCATTATGTGTAATtgtgtcctttttcttttttgctctgAGAAGATGACTGTCCTCCTGCTGGAAAATAGGTGAGTTGAAAATACCATATCTCAACAAAACAAAGCCTGTTATATCAGGCTGCAGTATATGAAAAGTCCTTCAgattcttcattcattttataatgaaCATCTTATCACATTACcctgaaattacatttcatttgtcaTGCACTGTACTGCTTGAACTCTTTCTCCAGCTGCAGGATCTACTTCACAGCAGAACACTATAGCGCTTGCCCTGCTTTACACCCTCCCAGACCATCGATTCTACATGAAGTGCCAAGACAAAGCATCTGGACTTTCTTTATTGCACTGGACTATAAGCCCAAATGCAGCATTCCTGCCCCACACGCTGGCTTACACACTTCAGGGTTGTTGCTGAATAACAAATTGTGTCTGAGTTTGAAACTTATAAATATGGGGTAAAAATCATGTATAAGTGTATGGCTGAATAAATGTGCAGTTCCATTCGTCAGTGCGATGGGACAGTGTGATGTGTGGAGAAAGAGAACTTTGTTTGTGCAAGCTGCACCCCTTCCATGTGGGTAAGCATGTGCGGCTTCCAGCCCAGGACCAGCGGTACGAGGGGGAGGAGGTTCAGAGGGTGTGTTGATTCTGGTCTGGTCAAACAAGGAGGGGAATGGGGTCAATGCCACCCTCACCACCCTGTCATACCATCCCAGAAATGTATGCCCCTCTGCAcacaaataccaaaaaaaataacattaaaaagatCAAATGACATACAGAATTACAGGCAGGTATTGTACTGGTAAGTCATCAAAGCGCTTTGCAAGTGTTCTCAGCACTAATACTCTTTAGACACACAGCTGTCGATTCACTAAACGTGTATGTCCTCTTGAAAAGCACACGCATGCCTTTACTTTACCACCAACTGCttttcacgcacacacaacatgtTCTGCTGTGTGCTGTCTCCAGGAATCTTCCAGAATTCTTTCCCCAGTGCCTCCTGCTCTGtagcattttctcattttagaaCAAGAAACGGGTGGGATGGATCTTTGCTCTCAAACATTTTTAGGCGATATTTCTTAACAGTGTTAATATTTATCTTAGTTggtttcttgttgtttttggctAGATGGAACACAATCTCTGTTTGGCTTGAAGCAGATAGAAAAAACATCTACAAATGAGCATAGCTACCCATGGACAACATTGACTGCATAccaaccagacctgggtcaaatacttattTGTATTGGATTCAAACACTTCTACGCtatactgatcttgtctggtgtattggaaccaattaaatattcttaaaaagtgcaaaccccaccttctggtcatattggctgGCTCAattgcaccaggcaagatcaaaacaacacgaaaaagtatttgaatccaaaacaatgcTAACCACGCTCAACAACAGATGCACTGGAAACAATTGCCACAGACAGCCATGGACAATGCTAACCACACTCAACTACAGACACACTGGAGACAATTACCACAGTTAGCCATGGACAATGCTAATCACACTCAACTACAGACACACTGGAGACAATTACCACAGTTAGCCATGAACAATGCTAATCACACTCAACTACAGACACACTGGAGACAATTGCCACAGACAGCCATGGACAATGCTAATCACACTCAACTACAGACCCACTGGAGACAATTACCACAGTTAGCCATGGACAATGCTAACCACACTCAACTACAGACACACTGGAAACAATTACCACAGACAGCCATGGACAATGCTAACCACACTCAACTACAGACACACTGGAAACAATTACCACAGTTAGCCATGGACAATGCTAACCACacaactacagacacacaggaaacaATTACCACAGTTAGCCATGGACAATGCTAACCACACTCAACTACAGACACACTGGAAACAATTACCACAGACAGCCATGGACAATGCTAGCCATGCTCAACTACAGACACACTGGAGACAATTACCACAGATAATTATTACCACtgatatgttaaaaaaaactgaccatACTCAAAAACTATAGAGCCACTGAACATATTGTGAAAGCATACAACATTGTTAATGCAAGTGTTGGGGAATGCTGCACTTACTGAACACAGAAAACTGTGACCGCACTGAAAAAAGTTAAGCCACTAAAATGCTGGTACACGTGGCATGTCCTACTcaactaaaaatgaaaacacacagatcAATACTACTGTTTCTTCTGCTGACAGCTGTCTGTGATCAGATTGTTTTTTACTGAACCTAAAACTAAAGCTGCAGTCGCAGCTTTTGTCTGACACCCTGTGGTACTATGGACACCCATGCCATCCTGACAGGCTTTGCATAGAGACTAACTGAGCATACACAGCACCTTTAACTAGAGAAACTCCATGTAACAATAACTCAGAATGTACCTGCACATTTCTGAGCCCTACTACCCCCAATCCACAAACGACACAAGCAGTTCAAAAGAAGAAATATTGAAGCTTCATTTAaaggaagagatggagaaacAGACAGCTGATCTAGACAATGTGAACCTTGCAGTTTGAGTTATTTCCATGCTTTTGGTGACTCAAAAATGGAGAGAGACGCTTGATCATTGCTTTAGGCACAAGTTCTAAAGATCTCATACCATAGACAATCACTGAGTGGCATGAGAAACTTTTGTATCTCAAATTACTTTGCTCTCTCAAAATCACGAGTCCCCAGAAgcacatgaaatgaaatgtggcTCTGGAGCTTGGGGCAAGATCTGGGGAAGGAGCAAACAGACAGGGAGCGATAAGGAGGCCTTTGGTCCAATAccggtgtttgtgtttgagggACCGAGGGGCAGTGAGAGAACACATGCCCCGGGGGTCAATGTCCTTTGGGGTGGAGGGGCACTTTTGACAGGGACCAATGCGGGGACTCTCAGTCTTCATCGCACACAGCCGGGATGCAGACAGCTGCCTTCGTCCTCCTCCTGGCCCTCGCGGCCCCAGCCTTCGGGGGACCCGTGTCCACCCCGTCCCTCTTCCCCACCCAGGAGAACTTCAACAAGGACAGGGTGAGGAATGCCTTCACGGGTCCTTGCATTGCTCTGTCTGcctatctgtccatctgtctgcacCTCCATTGTGTGTTGGTGTGGACTTCTGTGGTTGGTGTGGaaagctgcatttttttatATAGTTGTACGGTTTCATGCTCACTGCTCTGCAGAAGTTAGGAATGACTTACGTTAGCGATAAATGATCACCacttctttttgcattttttttttgtacgtaaATTTCAATAGCAATGTGTAGTACAAATGTCAAGGTACGAAAATGTGATGAGCAAGTCACATTAGTGCTATGTAGAAAAGTTTGGCCCATCAGCTCATACGGTTCAGTAAATTTCTACCTGTTTTTAATACCTCTCCTCATCTACTTTCCCTCTTGctatttttccctttctctccctcattccccCACTCCTTCCTTTCTGCTGGCTTTCTGtcctcctttctctgtctccctacTTCTTTAACTCTCACAGTTTATGGGAAAGTGGTATGATGTTGCCACGGCATCCTCCAATCCCAAGGCCGATCATCACGAGGCTGAAGAGTCAATGGGTGCCTGGGAGCTCAAACTAGGAGATAGCAACACAGTCAGCATTACGGTGACTGCCTTCaggtgatacacacacacacgcacacgcacatatatacacacacctattgTTTTCACTCTTTCACAAACATAACTACAATGTTCATGTGTCCTCTGATTGAAATACTCAGTACTAACGTCCATGAACCTTTGTACACGCATAGATCTAGTGTTCATTATTCCTCTCATACACAACACCTGATCCTCATTATCCCTCTGAAACAATCAAATGCAACtatgaaacataatttaaattacacaaagatttttaaaataaatgatccaGGTTGTTTCTGATGTTATGTGCTCACAGGCGTGGGGTGTGTAAGGAATTCTCTACAGTTTATGAGCTGACTGAAACACCCGGGAGGATGTTCCATCACACCAGTGAGTTACCATAGAATATTTAGtgaaacagagggaaggagggtgAAGTCATTGTAAAGTCTGTTCTTTGAgaactgctgctgctttttttaaagtactgcAATAATACCTACTGTAATACACTCAGTATGAAAGTCAGGGTAGAACTTACAAACCTTCAGACAAAAGgaataatgtaaatgcaatgtcacattt is a window from the Anguilla anguilla isolate fAngAng1 chromosome 14, fAngAng1.pri, whole genome shotgun sequence genome containing:
- the ptgdsa gene encoding prostaglandin D2 synthase a; this encodes MRLFVATISVAILFAARVHGDVQPQKDFDLQRFSGKWYRVGFAYDSLSFVPYRNKLRINVGVLTPLANGNANMSMWSQRSSGCRCDVYVYEKTAVPGQFTYFSTRHNRMKDITVVETNYSEYALVLKHKKMNREFTQVALYGRSHNLSLQLLEKFREFSLSRGFPKDSILTPKVVDDCPPAGK